In Candidatus Sodalis pierantonius str. SOPE, one DNA window encodes the following:
- a CDS encoding 3'-5' exonuclease — MNRPMNNVMLDIETLGKKAGCPILSVAAVMFEPATGLVGQIFYESIDYQAARQYGQPEEETLLWWCWFRSHPITDSDFTRSLILISSDH, encoded by the coding sequence ATGAACAGACCCATGAATAACGTAATGCTCGATATCGAAACGCTGGGTAAAAAAGCCGGTTGCCCGATATTGTCGGTAGCGGCGGTGATGTTTGAGCCGGCAACAGGGCTGGTTGGACAAATATTTTACGAAAGTATCGATTATCAGGCCGCACGCCAATACGGCCAGCCAGAGGAAGAGACTCTGCTGTGGTGGTGCTGGTTCCGGTCACATCCGATCACTGATTCCGATTTCACCCGATCACTAATTCTGATTTCATCCGATCACTGA
- a CDS encoding IS5 family transposase, which yields MAKQKFKITNWPPYNNALRQRGDLTVWLDESAIAAWTESTPPEHRGRPLHYTDMAITTVLMIKRVFNLSLRALQGFVDSIFKLMGLSLRCPDYSLVSRRAKTVDISIKTPTRGEISHLVIDGTGLKVFGEGEWKVRQHRAERRRVWRKLHLAVDSVTHEIICADLSLSGTTDAQALPGLINQTHRKIREASADSAYDTRYCHDALLRKKIKPLIPPRSGAQYWPARYHERNHAVANQHLSGNNDTWKKKVGYHRRSLAETAMFRFKTLLGGHLSLHDYDAQVGETMAMVKALNRITLLGMPNSVRIM from the coding sequence ATGGCAAAGCAAAAGTTTAAAATTACCAACTGGCCCCCCTATAACAATGCGCTCAGGCAGCGGGGGGACCTGACAGTATGGCTTGATGAGTCAGCCATTGCTGCATGGACTGAGAGTACACCACCTGAACATCGTGGCCGGCCGCTTCACTACACCGATATGGCCATTACCACGGTTCTGATGATAAAGCGCGTGTTTAACCTTTCGCTCCGGGCGTTACAGGGTTTCGTTGACTCGATTTTTAAACTGATGGGGCTATCGCTGCGCTGCCCAGATTACTCTCTGGTCAGCCGGCGAGCAAAAACCGTCGACATCAGCATAAAAACGCCAACCCGCGGCGAAATCTCACACCTGGTCATCGATGGCACCGGCCTGAAAGTCTTCGGCGAAGGCGAATGGAAAGTCAGGCAGCATAGGGCTGAGAGGCGCAGAGTATGGCGCAAGCTTCATCTGGCAGTAGATAGCGTGACACATGAAATTATCTGTGCCGATTTATCGCTAAGCGGTACGACAGATGCGCAGGCGCTGCCCGGGCTGATTAACCAAACCCACCGGAAAATCAGGGAAGCGTCGGCTGACAGTGCTTACGATACGCGTTACTGTCATGATGCTCTGCTGAGGAAAAAAATAAAGCCGCTTATCCCACCGCGAAGTGGTGCGCAATATTGGCCAGCTCGATACCATGAGCGTAACCATGCGGTGGCAAATCAGCATCTGAGCGGCAATAACGATACCTGGAAAAAGAAAGTAGGTTATCACCGGCGTTCACTGGCTGAAACGGCCATGTTCCGGTTTAAAACACTTCTGGGTGGTCATCTGAGTCTGCATGACTATGACGCGCAGGTAGGTGAGACAATGGCAATGGTTAAAGCACTTAACCGGATCACACTGTTAGGAATGCCAAACAGCGTCCGCATCATGTAA
- a CDS encoding IS5-like element ISSoEn1 family transposase: MAKQKFKITNWPAGDNALRQRGDMTVWLDESAIAAWTESTPPEHRGRPLHYTDMAITTVLMIKRVFNLSLRALQGFVDSIFKLMGLSLRCPDYSLVSRRAKTVDISIKTPTRGEISHLVIDGTGLKIFGEGEWKVRQHGAERRRVWRKLHLAVDSATHEIICADLSLSGTTDAQALPGLINQTHRKIREASADSAYDTRYCHDALLRKKIKPLIPPRSGAQYWPARYHERNHAVANQHLSGNNDTWKKKVGYHRRSLAETAMFRFKTLLGGHLSLHDYDAQVGEAMAMVKALNRITLLGMPNSVRIM, from the coding sequence ATGGCAAAGCAAAAGTTTAAAATCACCAACTGGCCCGCAGGGGACAATGCGCTCAGGCAGCGGGGGGACATGACAGTATGGCTTGATGAGTCAGCCATTGCCGCATGGACTGAGAGTACACCACCTGAACATCGTGGCCGGCCGCTTCACTACACCGATATGGCCATTACCACGGTTCTGATGATAAAGCGCGTGTTTAACCTTTCGCTCCGGGCGTTACAGGGTTTCGTTGACTCGATTTTTAAACTGATGGGGCTGTCGCTGCGCTGCCCAGATTACTCTCTGGTCAGCCGGCGAGCAAAAACCGTCGACATCAGCATAAAAACGCCAACCCGCGGCGAAATCTCACACCTGGTCATCGATGGCACCGGCCTGAAAATCTTCGGCGAAGGCGAATGGAAAGTCAGGCAGCATGGGGCTGAGAGGCGCAGAGTATGGCGCAAGCTTCATCTGGCAGTAGATAGCGCGACACATGAAATTATCTGTGCCGATTTATCGCTAAGCGGTACGACAGATGCGCAGGCGCTGCCCGGGCTGATTAACCAAACCCACCGGAAAATCAGGGAAGCGTCGGCTGACAGTGCTTACGATACGCGTTACTGTCATGATGCTCTGCTGAGGAAAAAAATAAAGCCGCTTATCCCACCGCGAAGTGGTGCGCAATATTGGCCAGCTCGATACCATGAGCGTAACCATGCGGTGGCAAATCAGCATCTGAGCGGCAATAACGATACCTGGAAAAAGAAAGTAGGTTATCACCGGCGTTCACTGGCTGAAACGGCCATGTTCCGGTTTAAAACACTTCTGGGTGGTCATCTGAGTCTGCATGACTATGACGCGCAGGTAGGTGAGGCTATGGCAATGGTTAAAGCGCTTAACCGGATCACGCTGTTAGGAATGCCAAACAGCGTCCGTATCATGTAA
- the istA gene encoding IS21-like element ISSoEn3 family transposase: MARKKKKARTEMCIYINVLRMKFEQRRSNRTIAAALGIGCTTVHDILGRFTVANLVWPLPAELSPVDLDRLLYPGKSGKVINTLPSWLDIDTELSRKGMTKQLLWMEYQSAVGGDALGYSQFCALFRDWKKKQRRSMRMEHKAGEKLFIDFCGPTVPIVNPATGSVRQVAIFVAAMGVSGYAYIEACEGQDMASWLNANSRCLHFMGGVPELMIPDNLRSAVSTPDRYEPVINQSYQALANHYETVVLPARPRKPKDKAKAESTVQLVERWVLARLRKRRFYSLAELNQVIRELNHELNLRPMRHYGGQSRLERFEQLDKPALGPLPPTQWEYSEYLVARVGPDYHIDYGKNWYSVPHPLVGERVDVIATQRLVQIHHKGVCVATHPRSDNAYRHTTQAAHMPANHQGQSQWTPERLCSWALSVGVCTLKVVESIQKSKAHPEQAYRSVLGLLNLQRRYETTRLEKACALALEKGCINRSFIANVLKHGRESEVTQDGAGVSMLVHENLRGPDSYH, translated from the coding sequence ATGGCACGTAAAAAGAAGAAAGCGAGAACGGAAATGTGCATCTATATTAATGTCTTACGTATGAAATTCGAGCAGCGTCGCTCGAATCGCACTATCGCAGCAGCGCTCGGCATAGGCTGTACTACCGTGCACGATATCCTCGGCCGATTCACGGTAGCTAACCTGGTCTGGCCATTGCCGGCGGAACTGTCCCCCGTCGACCTCGACCGCCTGCTCTATCCCGGCAAATCCGGAAAAGTTATCAATACCTTACCCAGCTGGCTTGATATCGATACCGAGTTAAGCCGCAAGGGCATGACCAAGCAGCTGCTCTGGATGGAATATCAGTCCGCCGTGGGCGGTGATGCCCTCGGTTACTCACAGTTTTGTGCACTGTTCCGTGACTGGAAAAAGAAGCAGCGGCGTTCCATGCGCATGGAGCACAAGGCTGGCGAAAAGCTCTTCATCGACTTCTGTGGCCCCACCGTACCTATCGTCAACCCTGCGACCGGTAGCGTACGCCAGGTCGCTATCTTCGTCGCTGCCATGGGCGTGTCAGGCTATGCGTATATCGAAGCCTGCGAAGGCCAGGACATGGCATCGTGGCTCAACGCCAATAGCCGCTGCCTGCACTTCATGGGTGGGGTTCCGGAGCTGATGATACCTGATAATCTGCGCAGCGCTGTCAGCACCCCTGACCGCTATGAGCCGGTCATAAACCAGAGCTACCAAGCGCTGGCAAATCACTATGAGACAGTGGTGCTACCGGCGCGCCCGAGAAAACCGAAAGACAAGGCGAAAGCAGAATCAACTGTGCAGCTGGTAGAACGCTGGGTTTTGGCCCGGTTGCGTAAACGTAGGTTCTACTCGCTGGCCGAACTCAACCAGGTGATACGAGAACTCAATCATGAGTTGAATCTGCGCCCGATGCGTCATTACGGCGGACAAAGTCGCCTTGAACGCTTCGAGCAGCTGGACAAACCGGCTCTTGGGCCTCTACCGCCCACACAATGGGAATACAGTGAGTATCTCGTTGCCCGAGTGGGACCTGATTACCACATAGACTACGGCAAAAACTGGTACTCGGTGCCGCATCCGCTGGTTGGCGAGCGCGTTGACGTCATCGCCACCCAACGGCTGGTGCAAATCCACCATAAGGGCGTCTGCGTGGCTACGCACCCTCGCAGCGATAATGCCTATAGGCACACGACTCAGGCGGCGCACATGCCGGCTAACCATCAGGGGCAGAGTCAGTGGACGCCGGAAAGGCTGTGCAGTTGGGCGCTGTCGGTGGGTGTGTGCACACTGAAAGTGGTCGAGTCCATCCAAAAGAGCAAAGCCCATCCGGAGCAGGCTTACCGCTCCGTGCTGGGGCTACTCAATCTGCAACGGCGCTATGAGACGACGCGACTGGAGAAGGCCTGCGCGCTGGCGTTGGAGAAAGGGTGCATTAACCGCTCTTTCATAGCCAACGTATTGAAACACGGTCGTGAAAGTGAGGTCACCCAGGACGGAGCCGGCGTATCAATGCTGGTTCACGAAAACCTCCGAGGTCCGGACAGTTATCACTAA
- a CDS encoding IS5-like element ISSoEn1 family transposase, protein MAKQKFKITNWPAYNNALRQRGDLTVWLDESAIAAWTESTPPEHRGRPLHYTDMAITTVLMIKRVFNLSLRALQGFVDSIFKLMGLSLRCPDYSLVSRRAKTVDISIKTPTRGEISHLVIDGTGLKIFGEGEWKVRQHGAERRRVWRKLHLAVDSATHEIICADLSLSGTTDAQALPGLINQTHRKIREASADSAYDTRYCHDALLRKKIKPLIPPRSGAQYWPARYHERNHAVANQHLSGNNDTWKKKVGYHRRSLAETAMFRFKILLGGHLSLHDYDAQVGEAMAMVKALNRITLLGMPNSVRIM, encoded by the coding sequence ATGGCAAAGCAAAAGTTTAAAATCACCAACTGGCCCGCATATAACAATGCGCTCAGGCAGCGGGGGGACCTGACAGTATGGCTTGATGAGTCAGCCATTGCCGCATGGACTGAGAGTACACCACCTGAACATCGTGGCCGGCCGCTTCACTACACCGATATGGCCATTACCACGGTTCTGATGATAAAGCGCGTGTTTAACCTTTCGCTCCGGGCGTTACAGGGTTTCGTTGACTCGATTTTTAAACTGATGGGGCTGTCGCTGCGCTGCCCAGATTACTCTCTGGTCAGCCGGCGAGCAAAAACCGTCGACATCAGCATAAAAACGCCAACCCGCGGCGAAATCTCACACCTGGTCATCGATGGCACCGGCCTGAAAATCTTCGGCGAAGGCGAATGGAAAGTCAGGCAGCATGGGGCTGAGAGGCGCAGAGTATGGCGCAAGCTTCATCTGGCAGTAGATAGCGCGACACATGAAATTATCTGTGCCGATTTATCGCTAAGCGGTACGACAGATGCGCAGGCGCTGCCCGGGCTGATTAACCAAACCCACCGGAAAATCAGGGAAGCGTCGGCTGACAGTGCTTACGATACGCGTTACTGTCATGATGCTCTGCTGAGGAAAAAAATAAAGCCGCTTATCCCACCGCGAAGTGGTGCGCAATATTGGCCAGCTCGATACCATGAGCGTAACCATGCGGTGGCAAATCAGCATCTGAGCGGCAATAACGATACCTGGAAAAAGAAAGTAGGTTATCACCGGCGTTCACTGGCTGAAACGGCCATGTTCCGGTTTAAAATACTTCTGGGTGGTCATCTGAGTCTGCATGACTATGACGCGCAGGTAGGTGAGGCTATGGCAATGGTCAAAGCGCTTAACCGGATCACGTTGTTAGGAATGCCAAACAGCGTCCGCATCATGTAA
- the istB gene encoding IS21-like element ISSoEn3 family helper ATPase IstB: MDTLLMALRELKLSAMVQALETQRELPGSYGELGFEERLSLMVEVENLHRKNNHICRMRRQSQMRLQAKPEDIRYIPSRGVTPEQMRDLLGGQYLKYQKSILITGPTGTGKTWLSCALGEQACRQQYSVRYWRVGRLLAHLHQCQVDGTYLKQLKQLEKIELLILNDVGLESISPMQATMLLEVMEDRYDKSSSILISQLPVKKWYGLIENPTTADALLDRLVHPSYRLELKGESLRKEQGVASTGKID, translated from the coding sequence ATGGATACACTGTTAATGGCTCTGCGAGAGCTGAAGTTGTCGGCAATGGTCCAGGCGTTGGAGACGCAACGCGAACTCCCGGGGAGTTATGGGGAGCTGGGGTTCGAGGAGCGGTTGTCGCTGATGGTAGAAGTGGAAAATTTGCATAGAAAAAACAACCACATATGCCGTATGCGACGGCAATCGCAAATGCGCTTGCAGGCAAAACCGGAAGATATCCGTTATATCCCTAGCCGAGGAGTGACACCGGAACAGATGCGAGATCTGCTAGGGGGACAATATCTGAAATATCAGAAAAGCATACTCATCACGGGGCCGACAGGTACGGGCAAAACCTGGCTCAGTTGTGCGCTTGGTGAGCAGGCATGCCGGCAGCAATATAGCGTGCGTTACTGGCGAGTGGGTCGGTTGCTGGCCCATCTTCACCAGTGTCAGGTAGACGGGACCTATCTAAAACAGCTTAAGCAGTTAGAAAAAATAGAGTTACTGATCTTGAACGACGTGGGCCTAGAATCAATAAGTCCGATGCAGGCAACGATGCTGTTGGAGGTGATGGAAGATCGCTACGACAAAAGCAGCAGCATCCTGATCAGTCAACTGCCGGTGAAAAAATGGTATGGACTGATAGAAAACCCCACGACAGCTGACGCGTTACTCGATCGGTTAGTACACCCCAGCTATAGACTGGAACTTAAAGGCGAATCACTACGCAAAGAGCAAGGAGTAGCCAGCACAGGAAAAATAGACTAA
- a CDS encoding IS5 family transposase translates to MAKQKFKITNWPAYNNALRQRGDLTVWLDESAIAAWTESTPPEHRGRPLHYTDMAITTVLMIKRVFNLSLRALQGFVDSIFKLMGLSLRCPDYSLVSRRAKTVDISIKTPTRGEISHLVIDGTGLKVFGEGAWKVRQHGAERRRVWRKLHLAVDSVTHEIICADLSLSGTTDAQALPGLINQTHRKIREASADSAYDTRYCHDALLRKKIKPLIPPRSGAQYWPARYYERNHAVANQHLSGNNDTWKKKVGYHRRSLAETAMFRFKTLLGGHLSLHDYDAQVGEAMAMVKALNRITLLGMPNSVRIM, encoded by the coding sequence ATGGCAAAGCAAAAGTTTAAAATTACCAACTGGCCCGCATATAACAATGCGCTCAGGCAGCGGGGGGACCTGACAGTATGGCTTGATGAGTCAGCCATTGCTGCATGGACTGAGAGTACACCACCTGAACATCGTGGCCGGCCGCTTCACTACACCGATATGGCCATTACCACGGTTCTGATGATAAAGCGCGTGTTTAACCTTTCGCTCCGGGCGTTACAGGGTTTCGTTGACTCGATTTTTAAACTGATGGGGCTGTCGCTGCGCTGCCCAGATTACTCTCTGGTCAGCCGGCGAGCAAAAACCGTCGACATCAGCATAAAAACGCCAACCCGCGGCGAAATCTCACACCTGGTCATCGATGGCACCGGCCTGAAAGTCTTCGGCGAAGGCGCATGGAAAGTCAGGCAGCATGGGGCTGAGAGGCGCAGAGTATGGCGCAAGCTTCATCTGGCAGTAGATAGCGTGACACATGAAATTATCTGTGCCGATTTATCGCTAAGCGGTACGACAGATGCGCAGGCGCTGCCCGGGCTGATTAACCAAACCCACCGGAAAATCAGGGAAGCGTCGGCTGACAGTGCTTACGATACGCGTTACTGTCATGATGCTCTGCTGAGGAAAAAAATAAAGCCGCTTATCCCACCGCGAAGTGGTGCGCAATATTGGCCAGCTCGATACTATGAGCGTAACCATGCGGTGGCAAATCAGCATCTGAGCGGCAATAACGATACCTGGAAAAAGAAAGTAGGTTATCACCGGCGTTCACTGGCTGAAACGGCCATGTTCCGGTTTAAAACACTTCTGGGTGGTCATCTGAGTCTGCATGACTATGACGCGCAGGTAGGTGAGGCAATGGCAATGGTTAAAGCACTTAACCGGATCACACTGTTAGGAATGCCAAACAGCGTCCGCATCATGTAA
- a CDS encoding YhbP family protein, with protein MDEQLAAICRFITKQHVLTLCAGNLDDLWCANCFYVFHEPAMALWLLTSPQTRHGELMRQNARVAGTIAPQPKTVALIKGVQYRGIITCLEGEEEQQARRRYYHRFPLAKAMPSPIWQLDLLEVKMTDNTLGFGKKLRWRREAL; from the coding sequence ATGGATGAACAACTGGCGGCCATTTGCCGCTTTATCACTAAACAGCACGTCCTGACGCTGTGCGCCGGCAACCTCGACGATCTTTGGTGCGCCAACTGCTTTTATGTCTTCCACGAGCCGGCGATGGCGCTGTGGTTGTTGACCTCCCCGCAAACCCGCCACGGCGAACTGATGCGGCAAAATGCACGGGTAGCCGGAACCATTGCCCCACAGCCGAAAACGGTAGCGTTAATAAAAGGCGTCCAGTATCGCGGTATCATCACCTGTCTCGAGGGCGAGGAGGAACAACAGGCGCGTAGACGCTATTATCATCGCTTCCCGCTGGCGAAAGCGATGCCCTCCCCGATCTGGCAGTTGGATTTGCTGGAGGTAAAAATGACCGACAATACCCTGGGCTTCGGCAAAAAATTACGCTGGCGGCGGGAAGCCCTTTGA